The following are encoded together in the Ovis canadensis isolate MfBH-ARS-UI-01 breed Bighorn chromosome 2, ARS-UI_OviCan_v2, whole genome shotgun sequence genome:
- the C1QB gene encoding complement C1q subcomponent subunit B, whose product MKIPRGSVLVLLLLNLLRVSWAQSNCIGPSIPGIPGIPGKPGPDGKPGTPGTKGEKGLPGQVSHLNENGQKGDPGFPGMPGKVGPKGPIGPKGVPGPPGARGPKGESGDYRATQKIAFSASRTINHHLRPGQPIRFDHIITNTNDNYQARSGKFTCKVPGLYFFTYHASSRGQLCVDLMRGQAEPQKVVTFCDYVQNTFQVTTGSIVLKLEKEETVFLQATEKNALVGIEGANSIFSGFLLFPDAEV is encoded by the exons ATGAAGATCCCTCGGGGCAgcgtgctggtgctgctgctcctGAATCTGCTCCGTGTCTCTTGGGCCCAGAGCAACTGCATCGGGCCGTCCATCCCTGGCATCCCGGGCATTCCCGGGAAACCAGGCCCCGATGGCAAGCCTGGGACTCCAGGGACGAAGGGAGAGAAAG GGCTTCCAGGGCAAGTTAGCCACCTCAACGAGAATGGCCAGAAGGGGGACCCAGGGTTTCCTGGGATGCCAGGAAAAGTCGGCCCCAAGGGCCCCATTGGGCCCAAGGGTGTCCCAGGGCCTCCCGGAGCCCGCGGCCCCAAGGGTGAATCGGGAGACTACAGGGCCACGCAGAAAATTGCCTTCTCGGCCTCACGCACCATCAACCACCACCTGAGACCTGGCCAGCCCATCCGCTTTGACCACATTATCACCAACACCAACGATAACTACCAGGCTCGGAGCGGCAAGTTCACGTGCAAGGTGCCCGGGCTCTACTTCTTCACCTACCATGCCAGCTCCCGAGGGCAGCTGTGTGTGGACCTCATGCGGGGCCAGGCAGAGCCCCAGAAAGTGGTCACCTTCTGCGACTATGTCCAGAACACCTTCCAGGTCACTACGGGCAGCATTGTGCTCAAGCTAGAGAAGGAGGAGACCGTTTTCCTGCAGGCCACCGAAAAGAATGCCCTGGTGGGCATCGAAGGCGCCAACAGCATCTTCTCCGGGTTCCTGCTCTTCCCTGATGCAGAGGTGTAA